The following are from one region of the Stanieria sp. NIES-3757 genome:
- a CDS encoding penicillin-binding protein 2, translated as MTTLSSLFKTKRQENVRTVGRQFQSIVITISITAFLFGGIVWRLAYLQLEQGDINKAKAEDNRIRLVPKPPVRANIFDRKGKVLATTRLSHAAYVWPKAQKQANWNQIKQILAQILNVPPEEIQQKVEQAGFNYPSLIPIARSLTPTQITAIEEYRPQLKWVEVDIDRVRYYPNGKTAAHVLGYTGEINQEELNAKKKDGYRLGDVIGKMGVEESFESKLRGAWGGLKLEVDGSGKVLRFLGEKPPKSGKDLTLTIDLELQKAAEAALGQQKGAIIALNPNNGAVLAIASYPSFDPNVFSTRITPEIWQQLQSQGNPFLNMALRGFPPASTFKVVTDTAGMESGKFPPHTVLGTYGGINIGGTYFREWNHAGFGPMGYVGALSWSSNTFHAQIGRGVGGETLIKWARNYGYGQKTGIELQGETSGLIADDAWKRLNFNDWGWTVGDTVNMSIGQGFTLATPVQVAVMFSAIANNGYRVKPHLLETDNQTKQAERVNLNLKPSTLSTLRNGLRGVVTSGTGTRLNVPEIPSAAGKSGTAEAPPGKSHAWFGAYAPFDQPEIVVVAFAEHSGGGGGSIAGPMVRQVMEVYFNHKATNK; from the coding sequence ATGACCACTCTTAGTTCTTTATTTAAAACTAAACGTCAAGAAAATGTGCGTACTGTTGGGCGACAATTTCAATCTATTGTGATTACTATCTCGATCACAGCGTTTTTGTTTGGAGGAATCGTCTGGCGTTTAGCTTATTTGCAATTAGAACAAGGAGATATTAATAAAGCCAAAGCAGAAGATAATCGAATTCGTCTCGTTCCGAAACCACCAGTTAGAGCTAATATTTTTGATCGCAAAGGTAAAGTTTTAGCAACTACTCGTTTGTCTCATGCTGCTTATGTCTGGCCTAAAGCTCAAAAACAAGCTAATTGGAACCAAATCAAGCAAATTTTAGCCCAAATTCTGAATGTACCCCCAGAAGAGATTCAGCAAAAAGTTGAACAAGCAGGTTTTAATTATCCTAGCCTTATTCCCATCGCTCGTAGTCTAACTCCTACCCAAATTACAGCAATTGAAGAATATCGCCCCCAACTCAAATGGGTAGAAGTAGATATCGATCGCGTTAGATACTATCCTAATGGGAAAACAGCAGCCCATGTTCTTGGTTATACAGGAGAAATTAATCAAGAAGAACTCAACGCCAAGAAAAAAGATGGTTATCGTCTTGGTGATGTAATTGGCAAAATGGGGGTAGAAGAGTCTTTTGAATCAAAGTTAAGAGGAGCATGGGGAGGTTTAAAGCTAGAAGTAGATGGCAGTGGTAAAGTTTTGCGATTTTTGGGTGAAAAACCGCCTAAATCGGGTAAGGATTTGACTTTAACTATTGATCTAGAACTACAAAAAGCAGCCGAAGCAGCTTTGGGACAACAAAAAGGTGCCATCATCGCCCTTAATCCCAACAATGGGGCAGTTCTTGCGATCGCTAGTTACCCTAGTTTCGATCCTAATGTGTTTTCGACTCGAATTACTCCTGAGATTTGGCAACAATTACAGTCACAAGGAAATCCTTTTTTAAATATGGCTTTACGTGGTTTTCCCCCTGCTTCTACTTTTAAAGTTGTTACCGACACCGCAGGTATGGAATCGGGTAAATTCCCTCCTCATACGGTTTTAGGTACTTATGGCGGTATTAATATAGGCGGAACTTATTTTCGAGAATGGAATCATGCTGGTTTTGGGCCGATGGGTTATGTTGGTGCGTTAAGTTGGAGTAGTAATACTTTTCACGCTCAAATTGGCCGTGGAGTAGGCGGAGAAACCCTCATTAAATGGGCGAGAAACTATGGTTATGGTCAAAAAACAGGAATAGAACTTCAAGGCGAAACTTCAGGTTTGATTGCTGATGATGCTTGGAAACGTCTCAACTTTAATGACTGGGGTTGGACAGTAGGCGATACAGTTAATATGTCTATCGGTCAAGGTTTTACCCTTGCTACACCTGTACAAGTAGCAGTAATGTTTTCTGCGATCGCTAATAATGGCTATCGAGTTAAACCCCATCTATTAGAAACAGACAATCAGACTAAACAAGCAGAAAGAGTCAATTTAAACCTGAAACCTAGTACTCTTTCAACTCTTCGCAATGGTTTAAGAGGTGTGGTCACTAGTGGTACAGGTACAAGATTAAATGTTCCAGAAATACCCTCTGCTGCTGGAAAAAGCGGTACAGCCGAAGCTCCTCCTGGTAAATCTCATGCTTGGTTTGGTGCTTATGCACCTTTTGATCAACCCGAAATTGTAGTGGTAGCATTTGCCGAACATTCTGGCGGTGGCGGTGGTTCAATCGCAGGACCAATGGTACGTCAGGTAATGGAGGTTTATTTTAATCACAAAGCAACTAATAAATAA
- a CDS encoding TrkA-C domain protein: MDIALALGVLVLALIAFIFEWLPVDITALAVAIVLILLGLVTPEEGIEGFGNSATITVLAMFILSAGVTRTGVVQIARDWLIKYGGKDITQQILVMGAIVGPITAFINNTAVVAIFLPIIEDWCKKKNISPSKLLMPLSFVTILGGMLTLIGTSTNILASGVSKKLGYGEFGLFQFTVLGIITFFIGLLYLAFIAPKIIPNRKQTSGDLVSDEYGLKDYVTEVIISPGSTLIGQTLRQSEIQRKFDVDILELIRDGSQFPQPIADKVLNAGDILLVRGSSAELLKIKDQKGLEIFPDVKFNKEDLETELSEGELGIAEVLILSNSRLIGSTLKDLRFRQRYNATVLAIRRGEELIRDRLGKVPLRFGDLLLVQGAKESFLGLQTTRELLVMEQKELDNLRTDKAWIALAICLAVIIVAAFNLLPILVTALVGVILMVITGCLKPGEIYGSVRWDVIFLLAGLIPLGTAMDNSGATKWLADVLLSLGGNLSGYWILLFFFVATSLLTEILSNNASVVLMIPIAVEVAKSLSLNPYAFMFAVTFAASNSFMTPIGYQTNTMVYGPGGYKFTDFFRVGGPLNLLMAIVTPILIVWLYGLKP, from the coding sequence ATGGACATTGCTCTAGCCCTTGGGGTTTTAGTTTTGGCTTTAATCGCCTTTATTTTTGAATGGCTTCCTGTTGATATCACTGCGTTAGCCGTTGCGATTGTCTTAATTCTATTAGGTTTAGTTACACCAGAAGAAGGAATTGAAGGTTTTGGAAATTCAGCAACAATTACTGTCTTAGCAATGTTTATTCTTAGTGCAGGAGTTACTCGTACTGGTGTAGTACAAATAGCCAGAGATTGGTTAATTAAATACGGTGGAAAAGATATTACTCAACAAATCTTAGTTATGGGTGCAATTGTCGGTCCCATTACTGCTTTTATTAATAACACTGCTGTAGTTGCTATATTTCTTCCTATTATCGAAGACTGGTGTAAAAAAAAGAATATTTCTCCTTCTAAATTGTTGATGCCTTTGTCTTTTGTGACAATTTTAGGAGGAATGCTCACTTTAATTGGTACTTCTACTAATATTTTGGCTAGTGGAGTATCCAAAAAATTAGGTTATGGAGAATTTGGACTATTTCAATTTACAGTTTTAGGAATAATTACTTTTTTTATTGGTCTTCTTTATTTAGCTTTTATTGCTCCCAAAATAATACCAAATCGTAAACAAACTAGTGGCGATTTAGTTAGTGATGAATACGGGTTAAAAGATTATGTTACAGAAGTAATTATTTCGCCTGGTTCTACTTTAATCGGACAAACATTACGACAAAGTGAAATTCAACGTAAATTTGATGTAGATATTTTGGAATTAATCCGCGACGGTAGTCAATTTCCTCAACCCATTGCTGATAAAGTTTTAAATGCTGGAGATATTTTACTTGTTCGTGGTAGTAGCGCAGAATTACTCAAAATAAAAGACCAAAAAGGCTTAGAAATTTTTCCTGATGTCAAATTCAATAAAGAAGATTTAGAAACAGAATTAAGCGAGGGAGAACTCGGCATTGCAGAAGTTTTAATTCTTTCTAACTCGCGTTTAATTGGTTCTACTCTCAAAGATTTACGCTTTAGACAAAGATATAATGCTACCGTTCTCGCTATTCGTCGTGGAGAAGAATTAATTAGAGATCGGTTAGGAAAAGTTCCCCTACGTTTTGGTGATTTATTGTTAGTTCAAGGAGCTAAAGAAAGTTTTCTTGGTTTACAGACTACTAGAGAATTACTAGTAATGGAACAGAAAGAATTAGACAATTTAAGAACTGATAAAGCTTGGATTGCTTTAGCTATTTGTTTAGCTGTAATTATTGTTGCTGCTTTTAATCTACTACCAATTTTAGTTACAGCTTTGGTTGGTGTAATTTTAATGGTAATTACTGGTTGTCTTAAACCAGGGGAGATTTACGGCTCGGTGCGTTGGGATGTTATTTTTCTCTTAGCTGGATTAATTCCTCTAGGTACAGCGATGGATAATTCTGGTGCAACCAAATGGTTAGCAGATGTTTTACTTTCTTTAGGTGGCAATTTATCAGGATATTGGATTTTATTATTCTTTTTTGTTGCTACTTCTTTACTTACAGAGATTCTTTCCAATAATGCTTCAGTTGTCTTAATGATTCCCATCGCTGTTGAAGTTGCAAAATCGTTAAGTTTAAATCCTTATGCTTTTATGTTTGCAGTAACTTTTGCTGCTTCTAATAGTTTTATGACTCCTATTGGTTATCAAACTAATACCATGGTTTATGGTCCTGGTGGCTATAAATTTACTGATTTCTTCCGTGTTGGTGGACCACTTAATTTATTAATGGCAATTGTTACACCAATTTTAATTGTTTGGTTATACGGCTTAAAACCTTAA
- a CDS encoding permease YjgP/YjgQ family protein, giving the protein MNKKNLYIYRLLNFRLSLIDFYLINELSYFFLFSVGLFSSLGVALSTISDLAYKITEYNLPINIAIKVFCLKLPEFIAYALPISMLLTTLVTYGRLSHDSELIACRSVGISIYRLVFPALILSLIVTGITFVFNEIVVPAANYQATVIQEPFIPETSFSLQRKDIYYPEYETLNARNQKSLKRLYYAKSFDGKNLNNLTIISWTKNRLSQIIVSQSASWDKTQKVWNLVNGSINYFTENSSDNFSKQFDYLKLPLSRNLFALVSQERNPEEMNIQQANQYLNLIKLTGDDKNIRLFQVRIQQKFAFPFICLVFAAIGSILGASSQNIGRAKSFGFTALIVFIYYLFSFLVNALGLVGVLSPFLASWLPNFLGLGLAVWLLIKTSL; this is encoded by the coding sequence ATGAACAAAAAAAACTTATATATTTACCGTTTATTAAATTTTAGATTATCTTTAATAGACTTCTATCTTATTAATGAATTAAGTTATTTTTTTCTTTTTAGTGTTGGTTTATTTTCTTCGTTGGGAGTTGCTCTGAGTACAATTTCTGATTTAGCTTATAAAATTACGGAATACAACTTACCGATTAATATTGCGATTAAAGTATTTTGTTTAAAATTACCAGAGTTTATTGCTTATGCTTTACCAATATCAATGTTACTAACTACTTTAGTTACTTATGGTCGCCTCAGTCATGATAGTGAGTTAATTGCTTGTCGGAGTGTTGGGATTAGTATTTATCGTCTGGTTTTTCCTGCTTTAATTTTAAGTTTAATTGTTACAGGAATAACTTTTGTTTTTAATGAGATTGTTGTTCCTGCTGCTAATTATCAAGCTACCGTTATTCAAGAACCATTTATACCTGAAACTTCTTTTTCCCTGCAAAGAAAAGATATTTATTATCCAGAATATGAAACTCTTAATGCTCGAAATCAAAAATCTTTAAAAAGATTATATTATGCTAAAAGCTTTGATGGTAAAAATTTAAATAATCTTACTATTATTAGTTGGACGAAAAATAGATTAAGTCAAATTATTGTTTCTCAATCAGCTAGTTGGGATAAAACTCAAAAAGTTTGGAATTTAGTCAATGGCTCAATTAATTATTTTACAGAAAATAGTTCTGATAACTTTAGTAAGCAGTTTGATTATTTAAAATTACCTTTATCTAGAAATTTATTTGCTTTAGTCAGTCAAGAACGCAATCCCGAAGAAATGAATATTCAACAAGCTAACCAATATTTAAATTTAATCAAACTGACAGGCGATGATAAAAATATTAGGTTATTTCAAGTTAGAATTCAACAAAAATTTGCTTTTCCATTTATTTGTTTAGTTTTTGCTGCGATCGGTTCTATTTTAGGTGCTAGTAGTCAAAATATTGGTAGAGCAAAAAGTTTTGGATTTACTGCATTAATTGTTTTTATTTATTATTTATTTAGCTTTTTAGTTAATGCTTTAGGATTAGTTGGGGTTTTATCACCTTTTTTAGCTAGTTGGTTACCGAACTTTCTTGGATTAGGATTAGCTGTTTGGTTGCTAATCAAAACTTCACTCTAA
- a CDS encoding CoA-binding domain protein gives MQTSDRELQLQNLSEQAFDSAHDILRAESQPLSPIFAPKTIAVIGATDRAGSVGRTLMWNLMSNPFGGTIFPVNPKRSNILGIKAYPTIQAVPEPIELAIIVTPAPTVPRIISECVDAGVKGAIIISAGFKEIGEQGRELERQIWERARGKMRIIGPNCLGVMVPRNGLNATFASAIARPGNVGFISQSGALCTAVLDWSFPENVGFSAFISIGSMLDVSWGDLIYYLGDDPHTQCIVIYMESVGDARSFLSAAREVALTKPIIVIRAGKTEAAAKASASHTGALAGSDEVLDAAFRRCGVLRVNRISELFNMAEVLAKQNRRPQGPRLSIITNAGGPGVLAADALITTGGELATLAEETITHLNQFLPPHWSHNNPIDILGDADSERYTKALEVAVQDPNSDGLLVILTPQAMTDPTQTAEQLKFCVQKANKPILASWMGGAEVTAGEMILNRASIPTYRYPDSAARLFNLMWQYSYNLKGIYETPTLPSKLEEEANSLVVENIIANAHREKRTLLTESESKQILSAYQIPIVETAIATSEAEAVQQATAIGYPVVLKLWSQTITHKTDVGGVQLNLTDEEAVRWAYRTIETNVREKVGTEHFQGVTVQPMIQRDGGYELIIGSSLDPQFGPVLLFGSGGQLVEIFKDRAIALPPLNTTLARRMMEHTKIYKALQGVRGRKSVNLEALEELLVRFSQLVVEQPWIKEIDINPLFASADRLIVLDARVILHSSEVKTEEMPKLAILPYPHQYISPWTLRDGTNVTIRPIRPEDEPLIVQFHQTLSEQSVYFRYFHLMKLSRRVAHERLTRICFIDYDREMALVVDYQNPETGKQEILGVGRLSKLHGVNEAEFAMLVSDPFQRQGLGTELLQRLIQIGRDEKLDRITAEIIPENRAMQRVCEKVGFRLQPTMDVVKAEIDLQSSSDH, from the coding sequence ATGCAAACCTCTGACCGAGAACTACAATTGCAAAACTTATCGGAACAAGCTTTCGATTCTGCTCACGATATTTTACGTGCAGAAAGCCAACCTCTTAGTCCCATTTTTGCGCCCAAAACAATTGCTGTCATCGGTGCTACCGACAGAGCTGGTAGTGTGGGACGTACTCTCATGTGGAATTTGATGAGTAATCCTTTTGGCGGAACAATTTTTCCTGTCAATCCCAAACGCAGTAATATTTTGGGTATTAAAGCTTATCCTACTATCCAGGCTGTACCTGAACCAATCGAACTAGCAATTATCGTTACTCCTGCTCCTACTGTACCAAGGATTATCAGTGAATGTGTTGATGCTGGAGTCAAAGGAGCAATTATTATCTCGGCTGGGTTTAAAGAGATTGGCGAACAAGGTAGAGAGTTAGAACGACAAATTTGGGAACGAGCGCGAGGCAAAATGCGAATCATTGGTCCAAATTGTCTAGGGGTGATGGTGCCTCGTAATGGTTTAAATGCTACTTTTGCTAGTGCGATCGCTCGTCCTGGGAACGTGGGTTTTATCAGTCAAAGTGGTGCTTTGTGTACGGCTGTTTTGGATTGGAGTTTTCCCGAAAATGTTGGTTTTAGTGCTTTTATTTCCATCGGTTCGATGTTGGATGTCAGTTGGGGCGATCTAATTTACTATCTCGGCGACGATCCTCATACCCAATGTATTGTCATTTATATGGAATCGGTGGGTGATGCTCGTTCTTTCCTTTCAGCAGCGCGGGAAGTTGCCTTAACCAAACCAATTATTGTGATTCGTGCAGGCAAAACCGAAGCAGCAGCTAAAGCCTCAGCTTCTCATACAGGAGCATTAGCTGGCAGTGATGAAGTATTAGATGCAGCTTTCCGTCGTTGTGGAGTTTTACGAGTTAACCGCATTTCAGAATTATTTAATATGGCAGAAGTCCTAGCTAAACAAAATCGTCGTCCTCAAGGTCCTCGATTGAGTATTATTACTAATGCTGGTGGGCCTGGTGTACTTGCTGCCGATGCTTTAATTACTACAGGGGGTGAGTTAGCAACCCTTGCGGAAGAAACTATTACTCACCTCAACCAATTTTTACCTCCCCATTGGAGTCACAACAATCCGATTGATATTTTGGGAGATGCTGATTCAGAAAGATATACTAAGGCGTTAGAAGTTGCAGTTCAAGATCCTAATAGTGATGGCTTATTAGTAATTCTGACACCTCAGGCGATGACCGATCCTACTCAAACTGCCGAACAATTAAAATTTTGTGTACAGAAAGCTAATAAACCAATTTTGGCTAGTTGGATGGGTGGTGCAGAGGTAACCGCAGGAGAAATGATTCTCAATCGAGCCAGTATTCCTACTTATCGTTATCCTGATTCGGCTGCTCGTTTATTTAATTTGATGTGGCAGTATAGTTATAACTTAAAGGGTATTTACGAAACACCAACTCTACCATCCAAACTAGAAGAAGAAGCGAATAGTTTAGTAGTAGAAAACATTATTGCTAATGCTCATCGAGAAAAACGCACGCTTTTAACTGAATCAGAATCCAAACAAATTTTATCTGCTTACCAAATTCCTATTGTCGAAACAGCGATCGCAACTAGTGAAGCAGAAGCAGTTCAACAAGCTACAGCAATAGGCTATCCAGTTGTTCTCAAACTTTGGTCACAAACTATCACTCATAAAACTGATGTTGGTGGTGTTCAGTTAAATCTGACTGACGAAGAAGCGGTGCGCTGGGCTTATCGTACCATTGAAACCAATGTAAGGGAAAAAGTTGGGACAGAACATTTCCAAGGTGTAACCGTTCAACCAATGATTCAACGCGATGGTGGCTATGAACTAATTATCGGTAGTAGTCTAGATCCGCAATTTGGCCCTGTGTTACTCTTTGGTTCAGGTGGACAGTTAGTTGAAATTTTCAAAGATAGAGCGATCGCTCTTCCTCCACTCAATACTACTTTGGCGCGGAGGATGATGGAACATACGAAGATTTATAAAGCATTACAAGGAGTAAGAGGAAGGAAATCAGTTAATTTAGAAGCACTAGAAGAATTATTAGTCAGATTTAGTCAATTAGTCGTTGAACAACCTTGGATTAAGGAAATTGATATTAATCCTTTATTTGCTTCGGCAGATAGGTTAATCGTACTGGATGCTCGAGTAATTTTGCATTCTAGTGAAGTTAAGACCGAAGAAATGCCTAAATTGGCTATTCTGCCTTATCCCCATCAATATATCTCTCCCTGGACGCTCAGGGATGGCACTAACGTGACTATTCGTCCCATTCGTCCTGAAGACGAACCTTTAATCGTTCAATTTCATCAAACTCTTTCGGAACAAAGCGTTTATTTTCGCTATTTCCATTTAATGAAACTTAGTCGTCGAGTTGCTCATGAGCGTTTAACTCGGATTTGTTTTATTGATTATGACCGAGAAATGGCATTAGTCGTAGACTATCAAAATCCAGAAACAGGAAAACAGGAAATCCTTGGAGTTGGACGTTTGAGTAAATTACACGGTGTCAATGAAGCTGAATTTGCCATGTTAGTCAGCGATCCTTTTCAACGGCAAGGACTTGGTACAGAGTTACTGCAAAGACTAATTCAAATTGGACGAGATGAAAAACTTGACCGCATTACTGCCGAAATTATTCCAGAAAATCGAGCCATGCAGCGAGTATGTGAAAAGGTTGGTTTTCGTCTCCAGCCTACTATGGATGTAGTCAAAGCAGAAATTGATTTGCAATCTAGTTCCGATCATTAA
- a CDS encoding hypothetical protein (conserved hypothetical protein) produces the protein MEIVTKRFLLRDFIEENESAFFAYHADPRYAQFCAPEELTSSYTHQLLSLFYQWAIEHPHRNYQLAVASRRTWKLIGCCGLRRENHNSTMAEIGIELAPQFWSRYAYAIEIGHALIEFGFKELGLQEIRGVTVSANMRIARLAHRYGFIRLGERSSPDWMVARGWSQTEWQLTKESWEKIASKDNKFPQIT, from the coding sequence TTGGAAATTGTAACCAAGAGATTTCTTCTACGAGATTTTATTGAAGAAAATGAGTCTGCGTTTTTTGCCTATCATGCCGATCCTCGCTATGCTCAATTTTGTGCGCCAGAAGAATTAACATCTAGCTATACACACCAACTTTTGAGCCTATTTTATCAATGGGCAATTGAACATCCTCATCGCAACTATCAACTTGCAGTCGCTAGTCGTCGCACTTGGAAGTTAATCGGTTGTTGTGGTTTACGCCGTGAGAATCATAATTCTACTATGGCAGAAATAGGGATTGAATTAGCTCCTCAGTTTTGGAGTCGTTACGCCTATGCAATAGAAATTGGTCATGCTTTAATTGAGTTTGGTTTTAAAGAGCTTGGTTTACAAGAGATTCGAGGTGTCACCGTCAGCGCAAATATGCGTATAGCACGCTTGGCACACCGTTATGGATTTATCCGACTTGGTGAACGTTCTAGTCCAGATTGGATGGTAGCGCGGGGATGGAGTCAAACCGAATGGCAACTGACAAAAGAATCGTGGGAAAAAATAGCCTCTAAAGACAACAAATTCCCACAAATTACTTAA
- a CDS encoding glycyl-tRNA synthetase, beta subunit — MPNFLLEVGVEELPADFVASAIAQWQTKISQSLQTEFLTPEAVEIYGTPRRLAVLIKGIPARQADREEEIKGPPASAAFKDGQPTKAAEGFARKQGVAVKDLEVRDTDKGEFVFVQKKIQGRVATEILQELSPQWITGLEGKRFMRWGDGDLRFPRPIRWLVALFDEEILPLELVNGSETIKSDRISAGHRILHPESVTIKNASAYLDSLRAAYVEADPEVRKLKITEGIKAAAQELGGIAEIHPDLLAEVVNLVEYPTAVIGQFESEFLSLPTEVITTVMVTHQRYFPVTKSGDNHNSLLPNFITISNGDPTKKEIIAEGNARVIRARLADAQFFYKADCDEHLETYLPQLETVTFQEELGTMRDKVDRIIEVANTIAEQLNLDEQQRSEIESTALLCKADLVTQMVYEFPELQGVMGEKYALVSGESPIVAKGIFEHYLPRTADDIMPETLNGQVVGIADRLDTLVNIFGLGMIPSGSSDPFALRRAANAIINITWSVDLGINLNELIQQGATDFLATHPERESPATALQEFFIQRIRTLLQDEKNIDYDLVNAVLGENDSEYTERALEDLLDVRDRALFLQEIRNNGKLDAIYETVNRSTRLAVKGDLNTQELAPKELVNPDLFESVSEQAFYDSLVQLLPQTQSAQADRNYQLLVDGLAKIAPTVSNFFDGETSVLVMAEDEKIKRNRLNLLGLLRNHARVLADFGSIVKS, encoded by the coding sequence ATGCCTAATTTTTTATTAGAAGTTGGAGTTGAGGAATTACCAGCCGATTTTGTGGCTAGTGCGATCGCACAATGGCAAACCAAGATTTCTCAAAGTTTACAAACAGAATTTTTAACTCCTGAAGCGGTAGAGATTTACGGGACACCTAGACGTTTAGCCGTTTTAATTAAAGGTATTCCTGCCCGACAAGCAGACAGGGAAGAGGAAATTAAAGGTCCTCCTGCCAGCGCAGCTTTTAAAGATGGTCAACCTACCAAAGCAGCGGAGGGTTTTGCCCGTAAACAGGGAGTAGCAGTAAAAGATTTAGAAGTTAGGGATACGGATAAAGGGGAATTTGTTTTTGTCCAGAAGAAAATTCAGGGCAGAGTTGCCACCGAGATTTTACAAGAATTGTCGCCTCAATGGATTACAGGTTTAGAAGGTAAACGCTTTATGCGTTGGGGTGATGGCGATTTACGCTTCCCTCGTCCGATTCGGTGGTTAGTTGCTTTATTTGATGAGGAAATTTTACCCTTAGAATTAGTTAATGGTTCAGAAACGATCAAAAGCGATCGCATTTCGGCTGGACATCGGATTTTACATCCTGAATCTGTGACAATAAAAAATGCTTCAGCTTATTTAGATTCATTACGCGCAGCTTATGTAGAGGCAGATCCAGAAGTAAGAAAACTAAAAATAACTGAAGGAATCAAAGCAGCAGCCCAAGAATTAGGTGGGATTGCTGAAATTCATCCAGATTTGCTGGCAGAAGTCGTTAATTTAGTTGAATATCCTACGGCGGTTATTGGTCAATTTGAGTCGGAGTTTCTCAGTCTACCGACTGAAGTAATTACTACGGTAATGGTGACTCACCAGCGTTATTTTCCTGTCACAAAATCAGGAGATAACCACAATAGTTTATTACCTAATTTTATTACTATTTCTAACGGCGACCCTACTAAAAAAGAAATTATTGCTGAAGGAAATGCTAGGGTAATTCGAGCTAGACTTGCCGACGCGCAATTTTTTTATAAAGCAGATTGTGACGAACATTTAGAAACTTATTTGCCTCAATTAGAAACGGTGACGTTTCAAGAAGAATTAGGCACAATGCGGGATAAAGTTGACCGCATTATCGAAGTAGCAAATACGATTGCAGAACAATTAAATTTAGACGAACAACAACGCAGCGAAATTGAAAGTACAGCCTTACTTTGTAAAGCAGATTTAGTTACGCAAATGGTCTATGAATTTCCCGAATTACAGGGAGTAATGGGCGAAAAATATGCGTTAGTTAGTGGTGAATCTCCAATTGTCGCCAAAGGTATTTTTGAACATTATTTACCTCGGACTGCCGATGATATTATGCCCGAAACTTTAAACGGGCAAGTAGTAGGAATTGCAGACCGATTAGATACTTTAGTCAATATTTTTGGCTTAGGGATGATTCCTTCCGGTTCTTCCGATCCCTTTGCTTTACGTCGGGCTGCTAATGCCATTATTAATATTACTTGGTCGGTTGATCTAGGAATTAATTTAAATGAATTAATTCAACAGGGTGCAACAGATTTCTTAGCAACCCATCCCGAAAGAGAATCTCCCGCTACTGCATTGCAAGAATTTTTTATTCAACGTATTCGTACCTTATTACAAGACGAAAAAAACATTGATTACGATTTAGTTAATGCAGTTTTAGGAGAAAACGATTCAGAATATACTGAAAGAGCTTTAGAAGATTTATTAGATGTACGTGATCGCGCTTTATTTTTACAAGAGATTAGAAATAATGGTAAGTTAGATGCGATTTACGAAACCGTTAATCGTTCGACTCGTTTAGCAGTTAAAGGTGATTTAAATACTCAAGAATTAGCTCCAAAAGAATTAGTTAATCCAGATTTGTTTGAGTCAGTTTCAGAACAAGCTTTTTATGATTCTTTAGTTCAATTATTGCCCCAAACTCAATCTGCCCAAGCGGATAGAAATTATCAATTATTAGTTGATGGATTAGCTAAAATTGCTCCCACTGTCAGCAACTTTTTTGATGGTGAAACTAGTGTTTTAGTAATGGCTGAAGACGAAAAGATTAAGCGTAATCGACTTAATTTATTAGGATTGTTACGAAATCACGCTAGAGTTTTAGCAGATTTTGGATCAATAGTTAAAAGTTAA